One genomic segment of Panicum virgatum strain AP13 chromosome 2N, P.virgatum_v5, whole genome shotgun sequence includes these proteins:
- the LOC120659769 gene encoding eukaryotic translation initiation factor 3 subunit E-like, whose product MAEHDLTALLAAQMDRHLVFPLLEFLQERQLYSEPEILEAKIRLLSGTNMVDYAMDIHKSLHGTDDVPEDMVRRRAEVVSRLRSLEEAAAPLVTFLQNPQLVQELRPDKQYNIHMLQDRYQIGPDQIEALYQYAKFQFECGNYSGAADYLYQYRALCTNSERSVSALWGKLAAEILMQNWDVALEELNRLKEIIDSKNFSSPLNQLQNRIWLMHWALFIFFNHENGRNGIIDLFFQDRYLNAIQTNAHHLLRYLATAVVVNKRRRNMLKELIKVIQQEQHSYKDPITEFLECLYVNYDFDGAQQKLMECEQVILNDPFLGKRIEGNFVTVPLRDEFLENARLFIFETYCRIHRCIDISMLAQKLNMSYDEAELWIMNLVRSSKLDARIDSVSGTLIMTTNHVNVHEQIIESLKGLNMRTYMLAKNIVEPAQAAQQAAR is encoded by the exons ATGGCGGAGCACGACCTCACCGCGCTGCTGGCAGCGCAGATGGACCGCCACCTGGTCTTCCCGCTGCTGGAGTTCCTGCAGGAGCGGCAGCTCTACTCGGAGCCGGAGATCCTCGAGGCCAAGATCCGCCTCCTCAGCGGCACCAACATGGTCGACTACGCCATGGACATCCACAAGTCGCTCCACGGCACCGACGACGTCCCCGAGGACatggtccgccgccgcgccgaggtCGTCTCCAGGCTCAGgtcgctcgaggaggccgccgccccgctcgtCACCTTCCTCCAGAACCCGCAGCTCGTGCAGGAGCTCAGGCCCGACAAGCAGTACAACATCCACATGCTCCAGGATCGATACCAG ATTGGTCCTGATCAGATTGAAGCTCTGTATCAGTATGCCAAGTTTCAGTTTGAGTGTGGTAACTACTCGGGGGCTGCTGACTACCTTTACCAGTATCGTGCTTTGTGCACAAACAGTGAGAGGAGTGTGAGTGCCCTTTGGGGAAAGCTGGCGGCAGAAATCCTGATGCAGAACTGGGATGTAGCTTTGGAAGAACTCAACCGCTTGAAGGAAATAATTGATTCAAAG AATTTCTCATCACCCCTTAACCAGCTCCAGAACAGGATATGGCTGATGCATTGGGCTCTCTTCATCTTTTTTAACCATGAAAATGGTAGAAATGGGATCATTGATCTGTTCTTCCAGGACAG GTACTTGAATGCTATTCAGACAAATGCACACCACCTTCTGAGATACCTAGCTACTGCAGTGGTTGTGAACAAAAGGAGAAGGAATATGCTTAAAGAGCTGATTAAAGTCATTCAGCAGGAGCAGCATAGCTACAAGGATCCTATAACTGAATTTCTGGAATGCTTATATGTCAACTATGATTTTGATGGTGCTCAACAGAAACTCATGGAGTGCGAGCAG GTTATATTGAATGACCCTTTCCTGGGAAAGCGCATTGAAGGAAATTTTGTTACTGTCCCTTTGAGAGATGAGTTCCTTGAAAATGCTCGTCTGTTTATTTTCGAGACTTACTGCCGTATTCATCGGTGCATTGATATCAG CATGCTTGCGCAGAAGCTTAACATGAGCTATGATGAGGCAGAGTTGTGGATAATGAACTTGGTTAGGAGCTCAAAACTGGATGCCAGGATTGATTCAGTGTCAGGAACCCTTATCATGACGACCAATCACGTCAATGT GCATGAGCAGATTATCGAGAGCTTGAAGGGCCTTAACATGCGGACCTACATGCTAGCAAAGAACATTGTGGAGCCAGCTCAAGCAGCACAGCAGGCAGCTCGGTGA